In Nicotiana tabacum cultivar K326 chromosome 21, ASM71507v2, whole genome shotgun sequence, one DNA window encodes the following:
- the LOC107825057 gene encoding uncharacterized protein LOC107825057, with product MEKISQGMQQNEVMKKGLRKLMLMFMLEWKTFEEESDLTTKCLQECFNELEVREKYLTSVQESVAESSKELDLIRESLEQRRKEVETKEAEFCAFQEREIRDLECKWQDFIFAKKGFDEAVKLREEKLIEQEKIGERLLEEIGFEHKQLENFCKSSFTEISMKAKEFEEFLEKLNKILSSIRKESDVLQLKERKFAERMEEFQVKENILQSMEKELETKVRSLDTAKKELREKEHYLDSIQKELREKETTLDSVKTKLTIKEDHLNSVKKELEDKDKGLDTIKKKLELCEQDLNFFEEILQLREGELSSIQEAYRQRSEDLDSREKKLDLVHGEFQLEKEKFQTEQGFFKKKLKDIALKEKQVEVKFRELEQREKHMEDRFKVLEEKMKQLKTIGNVPEKTEFIYLYNVEVERVGAISSSSADIKLVVTMDGKTLQIFLNEQANKLDSLSDDVFRSLQLSRSPAQLVLDAMEGFYPPHLMSGDTEFEGSVVKQTCILLLEQLIRVSPKIQPIVRRRARKLAREWKGKMRAMTGDQLEILGFLYLLASYGLVSSFDADELMSLLTVVAEHNKSMELCRLLGFTKKIPCFIQNLIAKQNHLEAVEYAYAFELTDHFQPIPILKDYLKQVMQISECVCNGETCSVKEKNEAIEQSVASIRAVIRCIMDHELQSEYPPAQLEECIESLTRQKADVTSSSVISEAQLKQVVSTSPSVPTDTKTLSSTSFSRKASTCMLGHSDAMASILVSMGGKNLQNFLYNHWNEQELLRIEISRALKMSCDSGLLVLEALEGFYPPEPHNEEILFDRSVIRKSCILLLEQLMRLSPEIKPKAKLEARKLAFDWKAKMIAETENYLAILGFLLLVGAYGLASSFDKYELESLCHTVAQDENAYQNFHVLGIAGENPQIEKSMDPSKTEPLCDNVELKSKARDLTSACSLSFIHCASDPAKVVLDALRKCRSANLGKCKYGPSSLMKRFCDLLEHLREVSPEITPQVKIEAVVLAVEWRETLTGSQLNYSEVLGFLQLLATFELSSSYDSDELLGLLEIVYRSRRAINLFKILGLADKIPCFIENLIRRKQWLLAIRYIHVYELVDLFPPVPLLKDFVLYSEELAKKIHDNGLGSREAQEKAINCEISALRAAVKRIVWHNLQSEYSPDHLKAHIVKLQRQMAELRIPNQHSGFITKSQVDDRDEGSLCAPISQVQKAVMKKRLASATEGVIVHESQQQQRKLKRVCQLPERTEVGPDAIICNASLSSSVQSSSQPTSPDGQISTVPPNYSEKLFSQCLEVCPEDDQIYDSGQASSQQIGDSHAYDDAEVETEEPVQINPVYHSGQNLMPKLQELLCKLKNSLSSSGKTEDHERT from the exons ATGGAGAAGATATCACAAGGTATGCAACAGAATGAGGTAATGAAGAAGGGTTTAAGGAAATTAATGCTAATGTTTATGCTGGAATGGAAAACTTTTGAGGAGGAGTCTGATTTGACCACCAAGTGCTTGCAAGAATGCTTCAATGAACTTGAGGTCAGGGAGAAGTACTTGACTTCAGTACAAGAATCGGTGGCTGAGAGCTCTAAGGAACTTGACTTGATCAGGGAATCTTTAGAGCAGAGACGGAAAGAAGTTGAGACAAAAGAAGCGGAGTTTTGTGCATTCCAAGAAAGAGAAATCAGGGATTTGGAATGCAAGTGGCAAGACTTCATTTTTGCCAAAAAGGGATTCGATGAAGCTGTGaaattgagagaggagaagctgaTTGAGCAAGAGAAGATTGGGGAACGCCTTTTGGAGGAAATAGGATTTGAGCACAAGCAGTTGGAGAATTTTTGCAAGTCTAGTTTTACGGAGATTAGTATGAAGGCCAAGGAGTTTGAGGAGTTCCTGGAAAAGTTGAATAAGATTCTGAGTTCGATTCGCAAAGAATCAGATGTCCTTCAGTTGAAAGAGAGAAAATTCGCTGAACGAATGGAAGAATTTCAagttaaggaaaatattttacagTCGATGGAGAAGGAACTTGAAACAAAAGTAAGGAGCTTGGACACCGCGAAGAAGGAACTTAGAGAAAAGGAACATTACCTAGATTCCATTCAGAAGGAACTAAGAGAGAAGGAAACTACTTTGGATTCTGTAAAGACGAAACTTACTATCAAGGAAGACCACCTGAACTCAGTGAAGAAGGAACTGGAGGACAAGGACAAGGGTCTGGATACAATTAAGAAGAAACTTGAACTCTGCGAGCAGGACTTGAATTTTTTTGAGGAAATACTCCAATTAAGGGAGGGAGAGCTCAGTTCTATTCAAGAGGCATATAGGCAGCGATCAGAAGATCTTGATTCTAGGGAGAAGAAACTGGATTTGGTTCATGGTGAGTTtcaattagaaaaggaaaaattcCAAACAGAACAAGGATTCTTCAAGAAAAAACTGAAAGATATAGCACTTAAAGAGAAACAGGTTGAGGTGAAATTTAGAGAGCTTGAACAAAGAGAAAAGCACATGGAAGATCGGTTTAAAGTGCTTGAGGAGAAAATGAAGCAACTGAAAACTATTGGTAATGTCCCTGAGAAGACTGAGTTTATTTATTTATACAATGTAGAAGTGGAAAGAGTTGGTGCTATCTCTAGTAGTTCTGCTGATATAAAACTTGTTGTGACAATGGACGGGAAGACTTTACAGATATTCTTAAATGAGCAGGCAAACAAGCTAGATTCGTTGTCTGATGATGTTTTCAGGTCCCTTCAATTGTCTCGCAGCCCTGCACAGTTGGTGCTTGATGCAATGGAAGGGTTCTATCCTCCCCACTTGATGAGCGGAGATACAGAGTTTGAGGGCAGTGTTGTCAAGCAGACCTGCATTCTTCTATTAGAGCAGTTAATTAGAGTATCACCGAAGATTCAACCTATTGTGCGCAGAAGAGCAAGGAAACTTGCGAGAGAGTGGAAGGGTAAAATGAGGGCAATGACTGGGGATCAACTCGAGATCTTGGGCTTCTTGTATCTGTTGGCGTCTTATGGTCTTGTCTCTTCCTTTGATGCGGATGAGCTTATGAGCCTGCTGACTGTTGTTGCTGAGCATAACAAGTCAATGGAGTTGTGTCGTCTTCTTGGTTTCACAAAGAAGATTCCTT GTTTCATCCAGAACCTCATAGCCAAGCAAAATCATCTTGAAGCTGTTGAATATGCTTATGCTTTTGAGCTCACAGACCATTTCCAACCAATACCTATTCTCAAGGACTACTTGAAACAAGTTATGCAGATTTCTGAGTGTGTTTGTAATGGAGAAACGTGCTCAGTCAAAGAAAAG AATGAAGCCATTGAACAGAGTGTAGCTTCCATTAGAGCTGTTATCAGATGCATTATGGATCACGAGCTTCAATCAGAATACCCGCCTGCACAGCTTGAAGAGTGTATAGAATCTCTCACAAGGCAGAAAGCAGATGTAACATCATCATCTGTCATTTCTGAGGCTCAGCTGAAACAGGTGGTATCAACTAGTCCATCTGTCCCCACTGATACCAAGACCCTCAGCTCTACCTCATTCTCTAGAAAGGCCTCCACTTGCATGTTAGGTCATTCCGATGCTATGGCTTCCATCCTTGTGAGCATGGGCGGAAAGAATTTGCAGAATTTTTTATACAATCATTGGAATGAGCAGGAGTTGTTGCGCATTGAAATCTCTAGAGCTCTCAAAATGTCATGTGACTCAGGATTGCTTGTATTGGAAGCACTTGAAGGATTTTATCCTCCAGAACCTCATAATGAAGAAATTTTATTTGATCGTAGTGTTATCAGGAAAAGTTGCATTCTTCTACTGGAACAGTTGATGAGGCTCTCACCAGAGATTAAACCAAAAGCCAAACTGGAAGCACGCAAGCTTGCATTTGACTGGAAAGCAAAGATGATAGCTGAAACAGAAAACTATCTGGCAATATTGGGTTTTCTGCTTCTAGTAGGTGCCTATGGCTTGGCATCTTCCTTCGATAAATATGAGCTTGAGAGTTTGTGCCACACTGTAGCACAGGATGAGAATGCATATCAGAATTTTCATGTACTGGGTATTGCAG GAGAAAATCCCCAGATTGAGAAATCTATGGATCCCTCTAAAACTGAACCTCTTTGCGACAATGTGGAATTGAAAAGCAAGGCACGGGATTTAACCTCTGCTTGTTCCTTAAGTTTTATCCATTGTGCATCAGATCCTGCAAAGGTTGTCTTAGATGCATTGCGGAAATGTCGTTCTGCCAACTTGGGGAAGTGTAAATATGGCCCATCATCACTTATGAAGAGGTTCTGTGATTTGTTGGAACATCTGAGAGAAGTTTCTCCAGAAATAACACCTCAGGTTAAAATAGAGGCAGTTGTGCTTGCTGTTGAGTGGAGAGAAACATTGACCGGATCGCAGCTGAATTATTCTGAGGTCCTAGGCTTTTTGCAACTTTTAGCTACTTTTGAATTGTCATCCTCTTATGATTCAGATGAGCTTCTAGGTCTATTGGAGATTGTTTACCGGTCCAGAAGGGCAATTAATCTGTTCAAAATCCTAGGATTAGCAGATAAGATCCCAT GCTTTATCGAAAATCTGATAAGGAGAAAACAATGGCTGCTGGCTATTAGATACATCCATGTATATGAACTTGTTGACTTGTTTCCACCTGTGCCCCTTCTTAAAGACTTCGTGCTATACTCAGAAGAGCTAGCCAAGAAAATACATGATAATGGACTTGGTTCTCGTGAAGCCCAA GAAAAAGCTATAAATTGTGAAATATCTGCATTGAGAGCTGCAGTAAAACGCATAGTGTGGCACAACCTTCAATCAGAATACTCACCTGACCACCTGAAAGCTCATATTGTGAAGCTTCAAAGGCAGATGGCAGAACTAAGGATCCCAAACCAACACTCCGGCTTCATTACTAAGTCTCAAGTTGACGACAGAGATGAAGGAAGTCTATGTGCTCCGATTTCTCAAGTGCAAAAAGCTGTCATGAAAAAACGTCTTGCCTCAGCTACAGAGGGTGTTATTGTACATGAGTCCCAACAACAACAGCGAAAACTTAAGCGTGTTTGCCAGTTACCCGAGCGGACAGAAGTTGGTCCAGATGCCATCATTTGCAATGCTTCTCTATCATCTTCTGTTCAATCATCTTCTCAACCCACATCGCCAGATGGTCAAATTAGTACTGTGCCACCAAACTACTCGGAAAAATTGTTTTCTCAGTGCTTAGAGGTCTGCCCTGAAGATGACCAGATTTATGATTCTGGACAAGCATCTTCCCAACAAATTGGTGATTCACATGCTTATGATGATGCTGAGGTTGAAACTGAAGAGCCGGTTCAGATAAACCCAGTTTATCATTCTGGGcaaaatttgatgccaaaactTCAGGAGCTATTGTGTAAGCTCAAGAATTCTTTGTCCAGCTCAGGGAAGACTGAAGATCATGAGAGGACGTAG